Genomic segment of Terriglobia bacterium:
TTGATCCTCTGTTACACCTACGCGGATTCGAAGCATTTCGGATTGAGCACCTGGCCCTGGATGATCATCGTGCTGCTGCTCAACCTGGTGGGCTTCGTTGGCTATCTCTGTTATTCCGCAGCCAAAACAGAGGACTGGAAAAGGGCCACGCTGCCGATCGCGTATATCGTGGAAATCATTATCATCGGGGTGATGGTCATCATTCCCCTGATTTACACGGATGCGCTGCCGAAGGCGCAGTTGATGACCTTCCTGGTTGCCCCGCCGCCACCGCCTCCACCGCCGCCACCGCCTGCAAAAGCTCCTCCCGTTGTCGTTCATCAAGTGAGTATGCAAGACCTGATGAAGGCGCCGACGGTGATCCCGAAAACGATTGCCAAAATCAAGGACCAGCCGGTGGTACAATCAACCGGCGTGGTGGGCGGCGTCTCGGGTGGCGTTCCCGGCGGCCAGATGGGCGGAGTGCTGGGAGGCATCATCGGAGGAGTAACCGGCGGTCCACCGCCGCCTCCGCCGCCGAAGCCAACCACCCAGCGGATCAGAGTGGGCGGCCAGGTCGAAAGCGCCAAGCTGATCAATAGGGTGACGCCGGACTATCCGCAGCTCGCCAAAATGGCCCGCATTCAGGGAACGGTCCGGCTTGAGGCCATCATTTCGAAGGACGGAACAATTCAGGACTTGAAGGTTTTGAGCGGCCATCCGCTGCTGGTTAAAGCCGCTCTGGATGCAGTGAAACAATGGCGGTACCAGCCGACGCTGTTGAACGGTGATCCTGTGGAAGTGGTTACGGAAATCGACGTGAACTTTACCCTGTCGGGATAGTCGGCTGTTTTTAAAATTCTTGAGGAGGAAATAGACGAGTATGCTAGGAGCAAAACTTTTTCTGACGATGTTGCTGTTTCAGGAAGCAACCACCTCATTCGATCCGCTGGACATGTGGAAATCAATGGGGTGGTCAGCTCGAGCGGTGGTCATTGTGTTGTTCTTTATGTCGGCATGGTCAATCGGCGTTGCCATTGACCGCTGGATCGCCTTCCAGGCGGCCCGCAAGCAGTCCCGCATCTTTGCACCCGCAGTTGCCGGCGCGTTGAAGGACGGCAGGGTGGAGGAGGCGATTTCCATCGCCGAGCAAAACAAGCGAAGCCACCTGGCCAAGGTGGTGACAGCCGGCTTGCAGGAGTTCCATGCGCACCAGGTCTCGGCCGAAATTCCGGGTGAAATGATTGAAGCTTCCAAGCGCGCCCTGGAACGGGCCTCGGCCATCGTCCATGCGGAGCTGAAGCGCGGCATTTCCAGCCTGGCCACGATTGGGTCCACAGCGCCTTTCGTCGGACTGTTCGGGACCGTGCTGGGGATCATCCACGCGTTTCAGGGGATTTCCAGCAGCAAGTCAACCGGCCTTGGCGCGGTCGCGGGCGGAATCGCAGAAGCTCTGGTAACCACCGCCATCGGTCTGTTTGTCGCCATTCCTGCCGTGTGGATCTACAACTATTTCACCAATAAGATTGAGGGCTTCGACGTGGAAATGGACAACTCCTCATCGGAACTGGTGGATTATTTCATTAAAACCTCTGGAGGAAAGAAGTAATGGCAAAGCATCGCGTAGAGTTGGGTGCGATGGCGGACATTAATGTGACGCCGATGGTGGACGTCATGCTGGTGCTGCTGATCATCTTCATGGTCATCACCCCTCTGCTTCAGAAAGGCGTTTCCGTTGACAAGGCGTTGACTCACAACCCGCGCGAGATGCCCGATGCCGAAAAGACCGACGCCGTGGAAGTGGCCATTACGCGGGACGGGAAATTCTTCCTGAATGCGCAGCCTGTTGCGCTGGGCGACATCACCAAGCAGGTTGATGACCTCATGCAGAACAAGCTGAATAAGGTGGTTTTCATCAAAAGTGACGCCCGGGCAAAGTATGGCGACGTGGTCGCCGTGGTTGACAATGTCCGTGCCGCGGGAATCGAGCAGTTGGGCCTGATCACCGAACAGGTGCAGCCCAACCAGAACATTCCGCTTGCCCCGGCCCTGCCGTGAAGTTTTAATCACGAAGCATGGGCTCGAGGCAAGCTGAAGAAGGAGGGTATTGGTATGGCGATTGCCGTTGGAGGCAGCAAGGGCGGCACGATGATGAATCTCAACGTGACGCCTCTGATCGACGTGCTGCTCGTGTTGCTGATTATCTTTATGATCATCACGCCCCTGACGCCCAAGGGGCTGGATGCGCTGGTCCCCAAACCGGACAAAAATAAGAAGCCGGACCAGAATGTCATCCAGAGAACGATTGTGGTGTCCATCGACGGGCAACGGTCCCTCAGCATCAATCAGCAGCCGGTAACGGTTGGCGATTTGGGGCAGCACCTGGTGGACATCTTCAAGAACCGGAATGACCACATCATGTTCATTAAGGGAGACCCGAAACTGCCTTTCCAGGACGTGGCTGAGATCATTGACATTTCCAAGGGAGCTGGCGCCGACAAGATCGGGCTGATTACAAAGGCGATCGAGGCCCAGCAGTAACGTTTCGGGAACCTGCAAAAATTGGCCAATGGAGGACCAAAAATGCGTCGTTTCAAGCTGGCACCGCTGTTTGCGGTGTTGTTGCTGGCGGCCCTGGGGAGCGGCTGCAATGCGTTCAAGGAGTTGAAGGCCCGGGACCAGCTCAACAAAGGTGTGCAATCGTATCGCAACGGAAAGTTCCAGGAAGCAATTGAACACTTTAAGAACTCCGTGCAACTGGATCCGTCCCTGGTCAATGCACGATTGTACCTGGCGACTGCTTACGCCCAGATGTACGTTCCGGGCGGAGACACGCCGGAAAACGTCAAGACCGGGGAGCAGGCTATTTCGGCCTTCGAGGACGTGCTGAGGCTGGATACAAAAAACACCACGGCGCTGGCCAGCATCGGACAGATTTACTACAA
This window contains:
- a CDS encoding energy transducer TonB, with the translated sequence MLGDTLLDSSPSRESVLTGVHWLVSLAIGIVGFLIGYFGLPLIETPELKVLITQSIILAVFFFFYALILCYTYADSKHFGLSTWPWMIIVLLLNLVGFVGYLCYSAAKTEDWKRATLPIAYIVEIIIIGVMVIIPLIYTDALPKAQLMTFLVAPPPPPPPPPPPAKAPPVVVHQVSMQDLMKAPTVIPKTIAKIKDQPVVQSTGVVGGVSGGVPGGQMGGVLGGIIGGVTGGPPPPPPPKPTTQRIRVGGQVESAKLINRVTPDYPQLAKMARIQGTVRLEAIISKDGTIQDLKVLSGHPLLVKAALDAVKQWRYQPTLLNGDPVEVVTEIDVNFTLSG
- a CDS encoding MotA/TolQ/ExbB proton channel family protein yields the protein MLGAKLFLTMLLFQEATTSFDPLDMWKSMGWSARAVVIVLFFMSAWSIGVAIDRWIAFQAARKQSRIFAPAVAGALKDGRVEEAISIAEQNKRSHLAKVVTAGLQEFHAHQVSAEIPGEMIEASKRALERASAIVHAELKRGISSLATIGSTAPFVGLFGTVLGIIHAFQGISSSKSTGLGAVAGGIAEALVTTAIGLFVAIPAVWIYNYFTNKIEGFDVEMDNSSSELVDYFIKTSGGKK
- a CDS encoding biopolymer transporter ExbD, with the translated sequence MAKHRVELGAMADINVTPMVDVMLVLLIIFMVITPLLQKGVSVDKALTHNPREMPDAEKTDAVEVAITRDGKFFLNAQPVALGDITKQVDDLMQNKLNKVVFIKSDARAKYGDVVAVVDNVRAAGIEQLGLITEQVQPNQNIPLAPALP
- a CDS encoding biopolymer transporter ExbD, with product MAIAVGGSKGGTMMNLNVTPLIDVLLVLLIIFMIITPLTPKGLDALVPKPDKNKKPDQNVIQRTIVVSIDGQRSLSINQQPVTVGDLGQHLVDIFKNRNDHIMFIKGDPKLPFQDVAEIIDISKGAGADKIGLITKAIEAQQ